One Streptomyces sp. L2 genomic window carries:
- a CDS encoding AraC family transcriptional regulator, whose product MDVVSDAIAAVRIGQPSSNRVRVSGSWCARFAGYDGAGFHVVLKGACWLLPEGGPAVSLRAGDAVLLPHGTGHVLADSPADAAAVRHAVPFERWSEEPRPPQGGGGEAELLCGKYRLDRSRAHPLMSELPEVVLLENRVGSHLELRSAIDLLGRELEARQPGSCIAVPSLLDLLLVYMIRSWMAEAATGAWPAVLSDPVTTAALRALHSDPAAAWTNDRLAAEAGVSRPTLARRFTSLVGRPPMAYLTWWRLTLAATMLRETEDPLTTIAHRVGYGTPYALSHAFKRQFATTPGRYRAQAGEQSVG is encoded by the coding sequence ATGGACGTGGTGAGTGACGCGATCGCCGCCGTACGCATCGGGCAGCCCTCCTCCAACCGGGTGCGGGTGAGCGGCAGCTGGTGCGCACGGTTCGCCGGGTACGACGGGGCGGGCTTCCACGTCGTCCTGAAGGGGGCCTGCTGGCTGCTGCCCGAGGGCGGCCCTGCGGTCTCGCTCCGCGCCGGAGACGCGGTACTGCTCCCGCACGGCACCGGGCACGTGCTCGCCGACTCCCCTGCCGACGCCGCGGCCGTACGACACGCGGTGCCGTTCGAGCGCTGGTCGGAGGAGCCGCGGCCGCCTCAAGGGGGCGGCGGCGAGGCGGAGTTGCTCTGCGGGAAGTACCGGCTCGACCGCAGCCGCGCGCATCCGCTGATGAGCGAGCTGCCCGAGGTCGTCCTCCTGGAGAACCGCGTGGGCAGCCACCTCGAACTCCGGTCCGCCATCGACCTGCTGGGCCGTGAGCTGGAGGCGCGGCAGCCGGGCTCGTGCATCGCGGTCCCCAGCCTGCTCGATCTGCTCCTCGTCTACATGATCCGTTCCTGGATGGCCGAGGCCGCGACCGGCGCCTGGCCGGCCGTACTGAGCGACCCGGTGACGACCGCCGCGCTACGAGCGCTGCACTCGGACCCGGCCGCCGCGTGGACCAACGACCGCCTCGCCGCCGAGGCCGGCGTCTCCCGCCCCACACTGGCCCGCCGCTTCACGAGCCTCGTGGGCCGCCCTCCGATGGCGTACCTCACCTGGTGGCGCCTGACCCTGGCCGCGACCATGCTCCGCGAGACCGAGGATCCCCTGACCACCATCGCCCACCGCGTCGGCTACGGCACCCCCTACGCCCTCTCCCACGCCTTCAAGCGACAGTTCGCCACGACGCCTGGCCGGTACCGCGCACAGGCGGGGGAGCAGTCGGTGGGCTGA
- a CDS encoding serine hydrolase domain-containing protein produces the protein MTMIKGEVAGGFEGVREAFAENFARHGDIGAAVCVYVDGRPVVDLWGGVADPGNGNGNQRPWERDTLQLVYSATKGVTATAAHLLVQRGLLDLDAPVARYWPEFAAGGKGEIPLRWLLSHQAGVVALDRPVPLGEALAWTPIVDALAAQQPQWTPGTAHGYHGRTWGWLVGEVIRRVSGRTPGQFFAEEVAAPLGVDFFIGLPEAERGRVSRMVYKKPDTDLGAVPLESVPEEFREMVAALGDPDSLTNRAFAVTDPAEIDFNSPEVQAAELPASNGIGTARGLARMYAALIGEVDGVRLFSPETLAAATEEQASGKDQVLVMPSRFGAGYMLPTDGAPLTGSSAFGHPGRGGSLAFADPVHRVGFGYVMNHVIEGAEDPRAGALVDAVRSALR, from the coding sequence ATGACGATGATCAAGGGTGAGGTCGCCGGCGGGTTCGAGGGTGTGCGGGAGGCGTTCGCGGAGAACTTCGCGCGGCACGGGGACATCGGGGCCGCGGTGTGCGTGTACGTGGACGGGCGGCCGGTGGTGGATCTGTGGGGCGGGGTCGCCGATCCCGGGAACGGCAACGGCAACCAGCGGCCCTGGGAGCGGGACACGTTGCAACTGGTGTACTCGGCGACGAAGGGGGTCACCGCGACCGCCGCGCATCTGCTGGTGCAGCGCGGTCTGCTGGACCTGGACGCGCCGGTGGCCCGGTACTGGCCCGAGTTCGCCGCGGGCGGCAAGGGGGAGATACCTCTGCGGTGGCTGTTGTCCCACCAGGCCGGGGTGGTCGCGCTGGACCGACCGGTGCCGCTGGGTGAGGCCTTGGCCTGGACGCCGATCGTGGACGCGCTGGCCGCTCAGCAGCCGCAGTGGACTCCGGGGACTGCGCACGGGTACCACGGGCGGACCTGGGGCTGGCTGGTCGGTGAAGTGATACGGCGGGTGTCCGGTCGTACCCCCGGCCAGTTCTTCGCGGAAGAGGTCGCCGCTCCTCTCGGGGTGGACTTCTTCATCGGGCTGCCCGAAGCAGAGCGCGGTCGCGTCAGCCGCATGGTGTACAAGAAGCCGGACACGGACCTCGGTGCCGTACCGCTGGAGTCGGTCCCCGAGGAGTTCCGCGAGATGGTCGCCGCCCTGGGTGACCCGGACTCGCTGACGAACAGGGCGTTCGCGGTCACCGATCCGGCCGAGATCGACTTCAACTCGCCCGAGGTGCAGGCCGCGGAGCTGCCGGCCTCCAACGGCATCGGCACCGCGCGCGGACTGGCCCGCATGTACGCCGCGCTGATCGGCGAGGTGGACGGCGTACGGCTGTTCAGCCCGGAGACGCTTGCGGCGGCGACCGAGGAACAGGCCTCCGGGAAGGACCAGGTGCTGGTGATGCCGTCCCGTTTCGGCGCCGGGTACATGCTGCCCACCGACGGCGCTCCGCTGACCGGGTCCAGCGCCTTCGGCCACCCCGGCCGGGGCGGATCGCTCGCCTTCGCCGACCCCGTGCACCGGGTCGGCTTCGGCTATGTGATGAACCACGTGATCGAAGGCGCCGAGGACCCTCGCGCGGGGGCGCTCGTCGACGCCGTACGCAGCGCGCTGCGCTGA
- a CDS encoding DUF6879 family protein codes for MHLDGDVWNECFDSMEREAWRLETLPAYTMPQEAERLKRFLAGEKSPDDYNSVWMDEVRQWTSVGKRVGRVHVVTRPLSDYLRFEFEYYYRHHVKAGEDIRILDLTDRENPGLPDQDFWIFDESKVVLMNYRADGSQMNRELYEGNPDPYRQWKQIAMTEAVPFLEYVSG; via the coding sequence GTGCACTTGGATGGTGACGTGTGGAACGAATGTTTCGACTCCATGGAGCGAGAGGCCTGGCGGCTCGAAACACTGCCCGCCTACACGATGCCTCAGGAAGCGGAGAGACTGAAGCGATTTCTCGCGGGGGAAAAGTCGCCTGACGACTACAACTCGGTCTGGATGGACGAGGTGCGACAGTGGACCTCGGTTGGAAAGAGGGTGGGCAGGGTTCATGTCGTGACCCGTCCCCTCTCCGATTACCTTCGGTTCGAGTTCGAGTACTACTACCGCCACCACGTGAAGGCAGGCGAGGACATTCGCATTCTCGACCTCACTGACCGCGAGAACCCGGGGCTGCCCGATCAGGACTTCTGGATTTTCGACGAGTCCAAGGTGGTCCTGATGAACTATCGGGCGGATGGCAGTCAGATGAACCGCGAGTTGTATGAGGGAAACCCCGATCCGTACCGGCAGTGGAAGCAGATCGCCATGACGGAAGCCGTCCCGTTCCTGGAGTACGTGAGCGGGTGA